AAAGcggaaataaatgataaattagtaaaatttgtaaaacttgaaattgagaaaaaattaaatgtcgCCATGACAACttaataaaattatgatttttttttaaagctaaaataaaacaaagaaaacaaaaaaaaatgacaaaagcacataacagaattgctaaaaaaagacaaataacaGCTCattcaaataatgaataaatactataatggtatagaaataaaagtgaaactaCGCTGgtgtaaaatgcaaatgaatgaaaaatgaaacgaAGATAACCAAGGGTTAGTTATAGTTTGAAAAGCCTTTCACAGAGGTCATGAATTCATCCCTTCACCGAGTCtaacatgttttttcttttgtttttcatatgtttgtttgtttgtttgtttgtttgtttgtatgacTGCAGATTCGTAAAGTATGGAAGGAGGACTCAGTGGTTCAGGGCAAACAGCAGCCACATGTGAGGAAAACTACAGCCTACCCTCCATGAACCGCCCTAGAGTGAGACAGATGAGAGacagacacaaaataaagaGAGGAACAGTGAAAGAAGCGAGAGGAAGAGGCTATAGAGACCTCTCGGCCTAAATTCTCCTGCTGTAGAGAGGAACTTGAACAGCGAATCAGAGAAATATTACGGCATTTAGATTTATTACCTGtctgttattttataatgaggTGAATATGATCTGCATATATCATTTTGCTTTACGGCTCTTCATCGCTGCTGAACGGCGCTAACGTTTCTTTCAGCCTGTGcgggtgtatgtgtgtgtgtgtgtgtgtgtgtgtgtgtgtgtggtcgtCTTTAACAGCCTTGTGTCTGATTTCTTCACCTTTCCTGAACTCAAACCCTGGGAATGTTGTCTGTAAAAGGAGTTGAATTTCTGGTACCGCAAGAGTGCTGCGCTCCATTCAtatttctgatatatatatatatatatatatatatatatatatatatatatatatatatatatatagcttgaTGCTCGAAAGATGATGTACAGTACACTACTGGTCAAAAGTTGGGAACAATTAAGATTTTTGATGTCTTGGAAGAAGCCTGTTCTGCTCTCTAACGCTGCAtttgataaatgaaaaatgcaccaaaattgtgaaatattattacagtttaaattgttttaaaatgcaatttattcctgtgattttaaaatcattcGTTTTGCTGCTCAGTTATGATTGGTGCTCAGATATTAACAATGGTTCTTATCATCATCAGTTTTGCtgctgaaacttttttttcatttttatccaGGAGTCttttatgaatagaaagttcGAAGGACAGAAatgatctgaaataaaaatcttttgcaacattataaataccCCTTCCCCCTTTTACCTCAAACCCCTGAACGGTAGTCTGTTAAggttgacatttttaaataaaaatagactacAGGTATTTTAAGTTGTAATCATTTTTcgcaatattacagtttttgctgtatttttgatcaaataaatgcagtctcgGTGAGCCGAACAGACttcttttttgaaaacattaataaattgtaattatactAAACTTTTAGTGTATAAAGTAACAAAATAGCGATGCAAGCATGTTTTACAGGTGTATGCTTATCaacaaatcatgttttaaacagctacaaattttcatatatatatatatatatatatatatatatatatatatatatatatatataaataaacttgaaatcattcataaatttatttatatgatgtgAAACGTCTTTAAGTGCCAAGTTGCAAGCTGGAATCTTTCTCGAGAGTTGAATGGGCGCAGCGTTACAGTTCTTCATGACATCACTCCTTCAGCAGGCCACACCCTTTAGACCCTTTGACTCCACCTCCCAAAGATAACAGCTGCTGGCCATCGGTTGCTCACACGGCTGTAGCACACATCAGGGGCGGGGCTTCACTGGCCAATAGCATGTCTGCTTGCCCTGGCACCTCCTCTGTCTCCGCCCTTCCAGTGCAATTACTAATACTGTCTGTCCGTTTGCCATCTTATCCGACTCATTTTGATCTAACGTCCCTTCAgtgattttcacattttcagcttcatttcatCTACTTCCCGCTTTACCGTAACCGTCCAATCATCATGCTCAAACGCTGTTATTGTTTGTCGGTGACGGAGGGGCTATATTTACACTCATGAATATGCTAATGTCCTGTTGATATGggtatgtatttattgtgaCAGCTGTTTTGTTCATGTCTCTATGGTTTTACCCTGTGGAGCACCCGTTCGAGAACCTCGCGACCTCATTGGTTTACTTggttatatatatgtgtaacgGTTTAAATGTACTCTGAGCCAAATGTACAGGTTAACCAGACATTTAACATGCATCATGTGAGCTGTGAGCGTTTGTATGCCTCTCTTAACCTGAAGaatagactttttttaatttaactgctTTTCCCCCCTTTTTAATGTAATCACTGTGGTTTGACTAAggggaggggtttttttttttcaaaaagattatatttttaatttcatcatcTTCCACTGTTTACTCACATCCCTGAGGCACATAAatttagcttttcttttttttaatatctgttttttatttctcagtcGTTTTGGGTGCAGGAGAGGTATTaggtattttactttttatttttttattttttttttattgattcttAAGTAGGTTCGAAGCCCAAAACATCTACATCTCTACAGGCAGCATCACGGAAATGAAATTCCCACATGCCACAGATCTGCTGTTTAACGTCGAACGCTTTTATCACGTTTAACGAAGCGCTTATTGGTGGGTTATGATGCTTTACGTTAAATGAATTGAGCAGCCTCTCAGAATAACTGACTCACTCGCTATTGATATacctgtaaatataaaaatatgttatgagTAAGAAATGGTTTTGAAAGCGGAGAACATCTCAACATCTTGAAGAGGAAAAGGTCATTTTGTGTGTCTTCCGAACATACACACTTTCTCAAGTGCTCTGTCTCTTTTTGAGAACAAAATTGTTAAACAACTTCATTTCAGCCTTTTCAGCATTTCTATACTTTGCCGGCTATCACAATATAACATTCACATACACACCTTCCAGTGACGAGAATCATTCGCCCTCGGCCCTTACCTGCTCTAATTGGGGCTTCAAAACACCATTCCCGAATCAgagaattataaatatatatatatatgtatatctatacgTACAAGTCTATAAATAAGAGTGAACTACCAATCCATGGTAAGagtctatttttaaattttgattaataaaaatgtccctttttttttttttctctgctttgctaaatgaattaaacttttttttttcttccgtttGGTGGGGTCTgccaaatgtttgttttgcacttttttgtttgtgttctctTCGTTATGCTTGTGTTTTTGAGCACTGAATACTTTGTATGTGTTAACTGTGCCAATTAAAGATAGAGGggaaaaatcaattaattattgTCTCGGTGTatcactttgtgtgtgtgtgtgtgtgaacataacCATATTTTGGGGATAATTTTGTACAAGAAAGTGAGCTGAACCTGACAAAAACTCCTTTTGGGGACATcttcatttgtaaaatgtataaaaataaacttttttttttgtataaatgctaaataaagctcataaaatctatatatatgttttagtaattcttaAGACATGAGACAAAAAAGGTCCGGGAAGTGTAACTGCTATtagatgtaaaaataatactttttgaaattttaaatgttatgaggttttaataatgtaatgtatttaacacatttatccctttcaatttatttattttttctcattattatacCAAATCTATTACTCTTATTGTACCCTCGCAATATCCAAAACAGTGTGTCCACAGCGAAAGGTTCGATCATTcatatgctttaaaattaataaaagatgttttaatgatgaaaagACCTTGTTTTAGGAAAGGCAACACTTAGTAATATCATATAAAGACAAGGTTGTTTTTTAGTGACATGCATGTTTAATGTAAGGTTTCAAAGTTTTGTCAGCACCATCagatattcattaaaatgtaataaaatcaggtaATATCAGGGCAGCAGTCACTCTAAAGGACTCCTCGCCACAGTTCACCTTTGCAGAGTACATCACTCTCAGACAGGCTttaagttttatagttttagaatattttagtctagatttttatatttcctgTGTCACAACCATGATATTTCAACGCCATCTTATTTCTgagaaaattatgaatttagATTTCTTTCTCCTGAAGCTGGTTCCGTTAACATCTAACATTaatagaaacaaaaaagcaaCTACATCAACTCTTACGCTCGTGTTAACTTTATAAACAAAcgttaatacaaaaatatttacaataattcagaacaaaatatgtatgaatccgttcatttaaattgtactaATGTTAAAAGAACACCGCGAAACCATTTTAACCTCCATTGTAGTATCGTTGAGTaacctacaaaaatatatataaagaaaaaattgaaaaaaaatatatatataaagaaaaaaatttggAATCGAGTATTAAAACACAACATACATGGTACTGTTATTTTGAAACACTGCATGGGATTGCGATTACTTCCTGAGCAAGAGTCTGTGACGTACTTTGTTGCGTAGTTGTGATTGGTCGACACGTCAGATATGCAAATGAAAAGCAATACGCCGGGCTTAAGGATGGtacaaaataactttaaaaaacccacaaaacccAATAATACGTGTATAACGTAtatgtaaacatgtttacacTACAACAGGTATTAAATACGATAAGAATGAAATACCtttttctaattttttcaaTCGTCACCGTCGTTGAGCATTATAGGCAGCTACTGACCTTTATATTCTCTGAGAATGAACAGGTTCAATCGTGTTGTATGAAAGGAGAGAAGGTTAGCACTCCCCTTGACAAGGATGGAAGAGGTCCTAGTGGCCTTCAACACACATACGGTTAAGGCATTGCCACCTACTTCGTGGCATCTCtaaccaagttttttttttattgttatttattttttataatacttggttttgttttattgttgcatGAAATGCATTACAACACAACTCAAAACCGCGCAGCATTCTCTCCGTGGTAAATTAAACCTTTAAACAACAAGAAAGAAACGATGCTAAAGATTTATAAAAAGGACTTTCCAACATACCTTTTCCTCGCACTGGGCAGCATTCTGGCcaggcaataacaaaataatcCACAATGTTTCTATCGAAACCTGCAAATTTATTATGagagtgaaataaaaaagagaatgaaacgGTCCGTGGTTTAAACAACGGGATGTTGTTCCAGgtggtttaaaaatatttatcctATTTGAAACTTTACCTTTCTGAATTGTTATATTTAGCGATGTTACAGTTCATCAGCGTGATCATATTTTAACGATATTAAAGTACTTGTTATTACTACTAGCTTGTTGTTAATGCTTGCGTAGTCACGTGGTTTAAGATACTTTTCTCAGCGCTGGTCAGGGTGATTGACCGATCACAGAATCCCTTATATAGATTATTAGGGCtgatttacatttgtgtgtcggacatacagtttttacattaaaacttttaaactttacaAATCGGCTTGAAAATGAGCCACCGAGCGACCCCTTGAGTGCAGTACACTACCCCACCAATGAAACGATTGATAAAATATCGCGAGAGTCACTTGAACGAACGAGCGGGAGTTGCGAGACTTCCATTTTCAAACCTCAGGCGTATGACTTGACGAtgcttttctttgtttactTAGATTTTCTCTTGTTAAAGTTCTGTAGCTTTCGAAAATAGTTCAGTTTTGAGATAAACCGCGATTAGAAACGATGGATTCAACAGAAGACGATATTTCCGCTCGGGTTTTGCTGAGGAGGGTCCTGCACACAGAGTTACCCAGATCTCCTGTGACCAGAAGGTGAATTCATTTCAAGTGTCACTTAAGATttctacacaaataaaaacgctcagcatgatttaattttttttctgcttacttttaaatggttttacgcgcacagtataaaatatgtaaacaaacaaacacgttAATATTTGTTCGAAGTTAATGAGTAACggctaaatacaaaaatgctataaaggaaaattatattattaatatactagttgcaaataaaatgtttttgttcgtTGTGAATTAAAACCATCAGACGCAACAATATAAAGCATCCACATAGAGACAATTGTATTTTCactattttgttatattatgtaTTCTATAAAGTTTGcgcattgatttttatttgtgtttatatgtatttattatatatgtttcagTGCATCAAATGTACGGCGTAGCGTCAGGCTAAAAAACACCCCTGGGCTGGAGAGTCCTGGATCTGCCTTAAGACACAGACTCAAGAAGAAGCTCCATGAGGTATGTGTGGTGTTCAAAAAAACGATTTGCTGTGTTGCAAAAGCACTTTCTGCACGATTCCATCCTTGTAATGTTTCTCTCCTGTTTCAGAGTGCCTCCTCGTCACCCCTGCCTTCACCCAAACGGACGAGGACGTCGGTGGCAAACGCAAACCCTCCTGCCCCTGCCCCAGCCCCAGCCTCAGCCTCAGCCTCGTCCTCTGTGTATGATGAGGACATGACCACTCGTGGGCTGCTCAGGGGGATCATTCAGATGGgtgagtcaaaaaaaaaagtgaaggcTAAGAAACACACACCAACATCCAGGTGTATTATTAAAGAGATACTCCATGGTCTCATAGTCGAGGTATGTTATGTATATACCAGagttattaagtatttattatttttatcttttattgtttttagcttttattcttgcatttaaattttttttaatttataatgaatttatttataattttaatttatatttagcagtcatttatattatttcagttttaatatttttagtaatgcttttttcataatttatttatttatttagctaatAATTATAGCTTATTTTCAAACTaatagtttgtttaattttatttgcagtatttAGTTCACTCAATCTCCTATCgcattatttcttttctttttttttttttttttaattaacattttaacaattattacagagattttgatcatttttttacaCCCTGAATATTTGCCAGTCTTTAACTGTTTACGCGTTTTTAGTGCTTATTATAACCTATATGGACATAACTGATAGCTAAATAATCAGAtttaattcttcaaaaaaaaaaattctttagaaaatattacatttgccCAGTCTTTACTCAGACAGTTTCTAATGATCCTcctctgtgtgtttcagagacCGAAGCATCCCTGCTGATGTCGGGTCAGCCTGCACTTCAAGAACTGGAGCTGAATCCAGCCGAGTCCAGTGCTGGAGAGGCAACGTCAGTACGTCTTTAATCGCATGTACTTGTAATCCTCTTTATGTTGTGCtcatatgcgtgtgtgttttttccagtGAAGGTCTGTCTGGCGTGGAGCTGTCTGACCTGACTCTAAACACTGAACCCCTGACTCATGTGGTCAGAGGCCTGACCCGCAAGAAAGCACAGTAGCGTCTTCAGTGTGTGTCGGCGTTCGAGGAACAGTTTGATCAACTGCCAGGTGCTTCATTTCTTACGTTTGTTTGCAAGACTGTCTGTGTTTGGAATTGGATACTGGtgtattgcatatattttggaATATTGACAAATAATTCGTCGCATGTTCAAAGTCACTTAGTATCATCTAACAcctaactttttttatattctcagGCAAAACGGATGACGTCTTGCATGTCTTTCATAAAGGTGACATCTCTCAGGAGAAAGGAGATGCTTCTCAAGATTTAGATTTGTCTTCTGGTTCAAAAAGGTAAaggctttttaatttatatctCAGTAGATTGGACCATTCACTaaaattgacattaaaaattaaatgttatgacTACTAGCTTGTTGTTAAAGTTATTACTAGGGCGGCATGATAATCATTAAACTGATCATCACCACAATTATTTTgcataagcatttttttatttttttttatttttacatttattttattctgtttggatttcattaaaatgatcgcacttttatataaatacaaatcaagaaaataacaagtctagtgatttatttttgaccTTGTTTTGGTTCTAGAAATCATATAAATACTcatacacttacatttaaaagccGGTATAACATGAACATTCTCTCAAAAGCTAAAGCAACaaacttttgtaatattaattctCACATTCCCAAGTTATGTTAAAACAACAGCGCAAGTGTGATTATTCAGCCGTTTCAATTGCAAACAAAATGTTCGAAGTTCATGTTTATGGAGATTAGCCGTATTAAACATTCTTACTGAGAAAAAGATCGTAACTCCAAATGTTTGAAGACGTTTTTAAAAGTGGTTGCACATTGTTGCCAGGTTGGGAGATAAAACACTGGACTATGTGCATCCATTTAGAAAAAGCATTCGgacaatttttcttaaattaaggCTTTtgagtgtgatttatttaagtttattttctcTCAGTGGGCTCAACCTGACCTTGAAGACCCCATTTGTGAGAAGCGCACTCAGAGGGCGGGGCTTCAGAGGAAGGTCTCTAATCGGAGGCTGCAGTCTGTGGATGCTTTTGATGAGGCCGTTCAGAGATGCCTGGAGCAGGGTCCTAACCAAGGTTTGTATAAACTCTAAAATTTAgctttctttctattttgtctgtatttaaaatggtttctCTCTTCTTTAGATCACTCTGTATTTCAGGATGGAAAAACTCTAGAAGATTCTTCCTGGCAGAAGTTCACTCTCGGCCTCAGTGATGTCACAGAGCTTTATGTCCAGTCTAAAAAAGATGACACAATGGGACCTTCTGCAGGGAATGAGAGAGAACATGAGCTTGAGGGACCCAGTGAAATTCCTGACTCAGAATCTTTAATTCGAGAAGAAAAAGATCATGAGATGGAATCACAAGATGAGGAAGAGGTGGTGCCTTCATCCCAAGATGATGAGTGTTTGACTCCAGAAGATGATATTGTACTTGCTCCAACACAGGCGATGACAGAACCACTTCCTGAATCTCATGATATGGAGCTGCAAGATGGAGAAATTGTGGAGGAAGTTGAGATTGGGAACGTTGTGGAAATTGAGTACGAGAATGTTGTGGAAACTGAGGATCAGGAAGTTGTGGAAATTGAGTATGAAAGCGTTGAGGGTGAGAACGTTGAGATTGAGGAGGTTGAGGAAGTCCAGGATgaggaggaggctgaggaaGTCCAGGATGAGGAGGTTGTTGAAGCtgaacatgaaaatattaacacCTCAAAATATCTAGAGCAAATAACCCGTGGAGAGCTCACCGTTCAGAGGGAGGAGGTGCTGTCTTGGGAATTCCAGGCACCACGAGAGTCACAAAGAGTTTTGGAGCTGGATTGAACCCCAGAGAGAAAGGTGAGGACAATGAGACTGCATgaagtgaaaaaataacaaagttCTCCAGTGACAACTGAAATTAATTGCtaaattcagtttgtttgtgGGCTAAAAACctaatgtgtttctgttcagATCTTTTGGATTTTGTTGATGAGGGCAGAGAGAGTTTACAGGATGTTCCAGATGAAGCAAGAGAACCACTGGGCAGCCCTGGGTTTCTCGGCTCCCACCCTGCAGCAGAGCTCAGCACACCAGAGCAGCGGTCACAAGAAGAAGACCTGGCTGAAGATGACCTGCCAGAGCTTGCAGGAGATGATGACGACGCCCAAGAAGAACTGAACCAAtcagaggaggagaaggagctCATGCACTCTGTACCAGCCGATCATAGCCCTGAATCTCcacaggaagaggaggaggaggaggacgacgaagcagatgatggtgatgatggtgatgacGCTCTAAGTGCAGGTGACACCCAGTTTCACATCCAGCATATCTTGAAAAATTAGTGcagttaattcattttaaagggttatttaaaaaaaaaattaaataataaaaatcactcTTGTGTCATTTCAATCTCTTAacacctttgttcatcttcagaaaataaattatttttgatgacaTCGAAGacctatctgaccctccatagacagcaacacaactgaaatattCCCAGGTccagtaaatactgtaaaacagtcccttttattttctttacgcAAAAAAGGATTCTCATAGCatcgcaaaactgaagttgagctacATGGACTGTTTCATCCATGTATTAACGTTACCCTTCTGAAcctgggatcatttcagttgtgttgctgtctatggagggcgAGATAGCTCTACCAtgtcatcagaaatatcttaatttgtgttctgaagatgagcAGCGGTCTTAGGGGTTTAGAgcagtaattaattaatgacagaatttctaaCGAATTGGTTTAAAatacaacacattaaaaatgtgcaaaaattcCCTTATCTTTGT
This window of the Puntigrus tetrazona isolate hp1 unplaced genomic scaffold, ASM1883169v1 S000001111, whole genome shotgun sequence genome carries:
- the LOC122340968 gene encoding uncharacterized protein LOC122340968, with the translated sequence MDSTEDDISARVLLRRVLHTELPRSPVTRSASNVRRSVRLKNTPGLESPGSALRHRLKKKLHESASSSPLPSPKRTRTSVANANPPAPAPAPASASASSSVYDEDMTTRGLLRGIIQMETEASLLMSGQPALQELELNPAESSAGEATEGLSGVELSDLTLNTEPLTHVVRGLTRKKWAQPDLEDPICEKRTQRAGLQRKVSNRRLQSVDAFDEAVQRCLEQGPNQGWKNSRRFFLAEVHSRPQ